Proteins encoded in a region of the Capra hircus breed San Clemente chromosome 3, ASM170441v1, whole genome shotgun sequence genome:
- the S100A11 gene encoding protein S100-A11, producing MAKVSSPTETERCIESLIAVFQKHAGRDGNNTKLSKAEFLIFMNTELGAFTKNQKDPGVLDRMMKKLDLNSDGQLDFQEFLNLIGGLAIACHESFVKSASGQK from the exons ATG gcAAAAGTATCCAGCCCTACGGAGACTGAACGGTGCATCGAGTCTCTGATTGCTGTTTTCCAGAAGCATGCTGGAAGGGATGGTAACAACACCAAACTCTCCAAGGCTGAGTTCCTAATCTTCATGAATACAGAGCTGGGTGCCTTCACAAAG AACCAGAAGGACCCTGGTGTCCTTGACCGCATGATGAAGAAATTGGACCTCAACTCCGATGGGCAGCTAGATTTCCAAGAATTTCTTAATCTTATTGGTGGCCTGGCCATTGCTTGCCATGAATCCTTTGTGAAGTCTGCCTCTGGCCAGAAGTAA